The following proteins come from a genomic window of Flavobacteriales bacterium:
- a CDS encoding YHYH protein, with translation MKKLLVLTLVLNVFLAKAQTTCNTTAIFANESSNAVCIDTAGAVRYAYSNNYPDHSDNYNQPQFTTTAGDYTYYMCAHPDTAADFTPLYEEVETTVGCTYNYKFGVSINGVKYDPNSAVTFQNTSTGENNVNWHEEAASTTNQIGQNMGTLNGGHLNPFGEYHYHAIPTDYFVNDLGIDGSSHSPIVGYAADGFPIYYKYVYQDPENAGTVVALSSGYSLKSGQRPGDGVSAPDGAYDGNYYEDYEYTLTDLDECNGRYGVTPDYPYGTYYYVLTDNYPYIPRCFKGTYVDHSFRVGPGPSCPNSTASTSCAAAVYGCMDPFATNYDANANVDNGNCQYVVTSVEDESQNLFAIYPNPTDGVFQVTSERPETVGVAIFDAQGREILRDNIQTTVAAFDLSSFAKGAYTVVFSSDQKILNTRQVVIR, from the coding sequence ATGAAAAAGTTACTTGTACTTACACTTGTGTTGAATGTGTTTCTCGCGAAGGCGCAGACCACGTGCAACACCACCGCCATCTTCGCCAACGAAAGTTCCAACGCGGTATGTATCGATACGGCAGGTGCTGTTCGTTATGCCTATTCGAACAACTACCCCGATCACTCGGACAACTACAATCAGCCACAGTTCACCACCACAGCAGGCGATTACACGTATTACATGTGCGCGCATCCTGACACGGCTGCTGATTTCACGCCACTTTATGAAGAGGTGGAGACCACGGTCGGCTGCACGTACAACTACAAGTTCGGTGTCTCTATCAATGGCGTGAAGTACGACCCGAATTCGGCCGTCACTTTTCAGAACACGTCCACAGGCGAAAACAATGTCAATTGGCATGAGGAGGCCGCCTCCACCACCAACCAGATCGGACAGAACATGGGAACGCTGAACGGTGGCCATTTGAATCCGTTCGGGGAATATCACTACCACGCCATCCCGACAGATTATTTTGTGAACGATCTTGGTATAGATGGTAGTTCGCATTCGCCCATTGTAGGTTATGCGGCCGATGGTTTTCCCATCTATTACAAATACGTGTATCAAGACCCGGAAAATGCAGGAACCGTTGTTGCGCTCAGTTCGGGTTACAGCCTCAAATCAGGCCAGCGGCCAGGCGATGGCGTTTCTGCGCCCGATGGAGCTTACGATGGCAACTACTATGAGGATTACGAGTACACGCTTACTGACTTGGACGAGTGCAATGGCCGCTATGGCGTAACGCCCGATTATCCTTACGGAACGTATTACTATGTGCTTACCGACAATTATCCGTACATCCCACGCTGTTTCAAAGGAACGTATGTGGATCATTCGTTCCGGGTCGGTCCCGGACCATCATGTCCCAATTCCACGGCCAGCACCAGTTGTGCGGCTGCAGTATATGGCTGCATGGATCCCTTTGCCACCAACTATGATGCAAACGCAAATGTTGATAATGGCAATTGCCAGTATGTGGTCACTTCGGTAGAGGATGAATCCCAAAACCTGTTTGCGATCTATCCCAACCCTACAGATGGGGTTTTCCAGGTCACTTCAGAACGGCCCGAAACCGTTGGTGTGGCGATCTTCGATGCGCAGGGACGCGAGATCTTGAGAGATAATATTCAAACAACGGTTGCCGCCTTCGATTTGAGTAGTTTCGCTAAAGGTGCATATACAGTTGTGTTCAGCTCAGACCAGAAAATTCTTAACACGCGCCAAGTTGTGATCAGATAA
- the serC gene encoding 3-phosphoserine/phosphohydroxythreonine transaminase encodes MSDTLSTTKVHNYSAGPCILPQEVFQQASQAVLEYNGTGLSILEMSHRSKEIVAMTENATALVKEILNVPTGYAVLFLQGGASLQFYMSALNFLSLGGKGGYIDTGVWSSKAIKEAKKIGDINVVISSKDRNYCYVPKNFHVPSDLDFLHYTTNNTIYGTEFFYTPKTDSVLISDMSSDIFSRPIDVADYGLIYAGAQKNLGPAGVTLAIVKEELLGKTNRDLPSMLDYSVHVAGESMFNTPPVFSIYVSMLTLEWLKKNGGIDWIDKRNQQKADLLYGEIDRNLLFKGTADKEDRSRMNATFVLENEELTDSFNAMLKEANISGLKGHRSVGGFRASMYNALPVESVQVLVDVMQELERTKG; translated from the coding sequence ATGTCAGACACACTCAGCACAACCAAGGTTCATAATTACAGCGCAGGTCCTTGCATCCTGCCACAGGAGGTTTTTCAACAGGCAAGTCAGGCCGTTTTGGAGTATAACGGAACGGGACTTTCCATTTTGGAGATGTCTCATCGCAGTAAAGAGATCGTGGCGATGACCGAAAATGCCACTGCGTTGGTCAAGGAAATATTGAACGTACCAACTGGCTATGCCGTGCTTTTTTTGCAGGGAGGAGCGAGCCTGCAGTTTTATATGAGTGCTCTGAACTTTCTCTCTTTGGGAGGAAAAGGAGGTTATATTGATACGGGCGTCTGGTCTTCCAAGGCCATCAAGGAAGCAAAGAAGATCGGTGACATCAATGTGGTCATTTCCTCCAAGGATCGCAATTATTGCTACGTTCCCAAAAACTTCCATGTTCCTTCAGACCTGGATTTTCTTCATTACACAACAAATAATACCATCTACGGTACCGAGTTCTTTTACACACCAAAAACAGATTCCGTGTTGATATCGGATATGTCGTCCGATATTTTCAGCCGCCCGATCGATGTGGCCGATTACGGACTGATCTACGCTGGCGCACAGAAGAATCTTGGTCCAGCGGGAGTTACGCTTGCTATTGTCAAGGAAGAACTTCTTGGCAAGACCAACCGCGACCTTCCTTCCATGCTCGATTATTCGGTGCATGTGGCGGGGGAGAGCATGTTCAATACACCTCCAGTATTTTCCATCTATGTGTCGATGCTGACCTTGGAGTGGCTGAAGAAGAACGGTGGAATTGATTGGATCGACAAACGCAATCAACAGAAGGCCGATCTGCTTTATGGTGAGATCGATCGCAACCTGCTGTTCAAAGGAACGGCAGACAAGGAAGACCGCTCGCGCATGAACGCCACATTTGTGCTGGAGAACGAGGAGTTGACCGATTCGTTCAATGCCATGCTGAAAGAAGCGAACATCAGCGGTTTGAAAGGACACCGCTCCGTGGGTGGTTTCCGCGCAAGCATGTACAACGCATTGCCTGTGGAGAGTGTGCAGGTGCTGGTAGATGTGATGCAGGAACTCGAACGAACAAAAGGATAG
- a CDS encoding DUF1015 family protein: MARVRPFRGIHPRPDNVARVVSRSYESYPKKEVKNILLSNQESFLNIIRPEFLTGKKAAANSQQLFKLSKQVYEMLREKGVFEQDAEPSFYVYTQHIGKLSFTGILGCASVEDYDNGTIRIHEQTIASREKVLRDYLAVCDINAEPVCFTYPRNGSLELLTEIVKQNPPMLEFEESDKRHQLWRVSDSEWTSKFSEKFSLLEHIYIADGHHRSASSVLLAHDKWLELGKVTGEEPWNFFLGIFFADDQLKILEFNRVVKDLGNLGVAQFLQELSADFEVHFKEQIPIKPEQPGHFGMCLGGNWYKLVYRHRKSTEVVAALDVSILSDKILSPLLGIRDLRNDDRIGFVPGTKGPQELDRLVNTGKYSVAFSLYPVSGKEFYTIADQGKTMPPKSTYVVPKLLSGLVIYPLS; encoded by the coding sequence ATGGCTCGCGTACGTCCATTTCGCGGTATTCATCCTCGGCCCGACAATGTTGCTCGGGTTGTAAGCCGTTCGTATGAGTCGTATCCCAAGAAGGAGGTTAAGAACATCCTGCTTTCAAATCAAGAGTCATTTCTCAATATCATCCGACCTGAATTTCTTACGGGCAAGAAAGCTGCGGCCAATTCGCAGCAGTTGTTCAAACTCAGCAAGCAGGTGTATGAAATGCTTCGTGAAAAAGGTGTTTTTGAACAGGATGCGGAGCCGAGTTTTTACGTTTACACGCAGCATATCGGCAAGCTTTCCTTTACGGGGATTCTGGGCTGTGCCTCGGTGGAGGACTACGATAACGGAACCATCCGAATTCATGAGCAGACCATTGCCAGTCGAGAGAAGGTCCTACGCGACTATCTCGCAGTTTGCGACATCAATGCGGAGCCTGTCTGTTTCACCTATCCCAGAAACGGAAGCTTGGAATTGCTGACCGAGATCGTCAAGCAGAATCCGCCCATGTTGGAGTTTGAGGAAAGCGACAAACGCCATCAACTGTGGCGCGTGAGCGATTCGGAATGGACATCCAAGTTCTCGGAGAAATTCTCACTGCTCGAACACATTTATATTGCGGACGGCCATCATCGTTCGGCCTCGTCTGTGCTGCTTGCGCACGATAAATGGTTGGAGTTGGGAAAAGTGACAGGGGAGGAGCCTTGGAACTTTTTCCTCGGAATTTTCTTTGCAGACGACCAGTTGAAGATATTGGAATTCAATAGGGTTGTTAAAGACCTCGGAAATTTGGGAGTGGCCCAATTCTTACAGGAGCTTTCAGCTGATTTTGAGGTTCATTTCAAAGAACAGATTCCTATTAAACCAGAACAACCAGGTCATTTCGGGATGTGCTTGGGAGGCAATTGGTATAAATTGGTTTACCGCCATCGGAAAAGTACGGAAGTGGTGGCGGCACTTGATGTGAGCATTCTCTCAGATAAGATTCTTTCTCCACTCCTTGGGATCCGAGACCTTCGGAATGATGACCGAATTGGTTTTGTTCCAGGTACAAAGGGGCCGCAGGAACTCGACAGATTGGTGAATACCGGGAAATATTCGGTGGCATTCTCACTCTATCCAGTATCAGGAAAAGAATTTTACACCATAGCCGACCAAGGCAAGACCATGCCTCCAAAAAGCACCTATGTGGTACCCAAGTTGCTCAGCGGACTGGTCATTTATCCACTTTCGTGA
- a CDS encoding T9SS type A sorting domain-containing protein produces MKYTCISIVFLLFITAEARSQESVNASGAELSGNTGTISYSIGQVVYHTTANSDASFSEGVQQPYEIYTVSGIDRPEIVLQLSAYPNPTIDVLNLSIGNYNQEELSFQLFDVAGKLVLTDAIVASNTQINMGPFAMATYYLTITDRQKPIKTFKIIKT; encoded by the coding sequence ATGAAATACACATGCATCAGCATCGTGTTTCTGCTGTTCATTACTGCGGAAGCACGGTCTCAGGAATCCGTGAATGCTTCCGGAGCGGAGCTTTCGGGCAACACAGGCACCATCAGCTATTCCATCGGTCAGGTGGTCTATCATACCACAGCAAATTCGGACGCTTCTTTTTCTGAAGGCGTTCAACAGCCCTACGAGATCTACACGGTCAGCGGCATTGACCGTCCTGAGATTGTACTTCAACTCTCAGCCTATCCCAACCCAACGATAGATGTGCTCAATCTGAGCATTGGGAATTACAATCAGGAAGAACTATCATTTCAGCTGTTCGATGTAGCTGGAAAATTGGTGCTGACAGATGCGATCGTTGCGTCCAACACACAGATAAACATGGGCCCGTTCGCCATGGCCACCTATTACCTCACCATCACCGACAGGCAGAAGCCTATCAAAACCTTCAAGATCATCAAAACCTGA
- a CDS encoding 3-phosphoglycerate dehydrogenase — protein sequence MLILANDGIHPEGKRLLEEAGFRVQTEKVAQDRLATFMKENEVVGVLVRSATQITAKELGAWDGLKVIGRAGVGLDNIDLKTAEANGIKVVNTPAASSQSVAELVLAHLFSVSRFLQLSNREMPVSGTTDFAKLKKSYSKGSELQGKTLGIVGIGRIGQALAKMALGLGMKVVAHDPFIQEVEIAFHIHIYGEVNVTLKTVSLDELLQQSDVISFHVPKPKDGAMVASAEFEKMKDGVMLINAARGGVIDEVSLLHALDSGKVLAAGLDVFENEPTPKPELLEHPRVSITPHIGASTNEAQARIGIELAEKVIEAVG from the coding sequence ATGCTCATTTTAGCGAACGATGGAATTCATCCCGAAGGCAAGCGATTGTTAGAGGAAGCAGGTTTTCGGGTTCAGACCGAAAAGGTGGCTCAGGACCGACTGGCCACTTTTATGAAGGAAAATGAAGTTGTGGGTGTGTTGGTGCGAAGCGCCACGCAGATCACGGCCAAGGAACTTGGTGCTTGGGATGGCCTCAAGGTCATCGGAAGAGCAGGAGTAGGTCTCGACAATATCGATCTGAAAACTGCCGAAGCGAATGGAATTAAAGTAGTGAACACGCCTGCGGCATCATCGCAGTCGGTGGCGGAGTTGGTGCTGGCGCATCTGTTCTCTGTTTCTCGTTTCCTTCAACTTTCCAATAGGGAAATGCCAGTTTCGGGAACAACCGATTTCGCGAAGCTGAAAAAAAGCTATTCCAAAGGTTCTGAACTTCAGGGCAAAACGCTCGGAATTGTCGGTATCGGCCGCATCGGCCAGGCATTGGCCAAAATGGCTTTAGGCCTGGGAATGAAAGTGGTGGCGCATGATCCATTCATCCAAGAGGTTGAAATTGCATTTCACATACATATATATGGTGAAGTGAACGTGACGCTGAAAACCGTTTCGTTGGATGAGCTATTGCAGCAGTCGGATGTCATCTCATTCCATGTTCCCAAACCAAAGGATGGGGCGATGGTCGCTTCCGCGGAATTTGAGAAAATGAAAGATGGCGTGATGCTCATCAATGCCGCACGCGGTGGTGTAATTGATGAAGTTTCACTTTTGCATGCATTGGATTCTGGAAAGGTTTTGGCGGCCGGTCTGGATGTTTTTGAGAACGAACCGACTCCGAAACCAGAGCTTCTCGAGCATCCAAGAGTTTCTATAACGCCTCATATCGGGGCTTCGACAAACGAGGCACAGGCGCGCATCGGCATCGAACTGGCAGAGAAGGTCATTGAAGCCGTTGGCTGA
- a CDS encoding YHYH protein, whose amino-acid sequence MGTLLKRMTVGVLLSSIGLLSCNKNNSADCTNDDTYNINNGMACNNTPTTTSVFETSVSGADRSITFNYIPPHEVLGNPIANEKTFTVPAVPVQSGSVTQVANTSYTGSSGYLGYIFGIAVTGVPFDPVANEPWENTSTGALNYEWNLEVLSENTDLIYDCNNAHDPNRYHYHGTPEQYINTIEHGTSHSALLGYAADGFPIYYKYGYSDPNDTTSSIVALTSSYSIKEGCRPGNGVSAPDGGYDGTYVADYEYVEGTGDLDECNGRWSKTPNYPNGTYVYYITDEFPSVPRCFVGTPSENFKVGL is encoded by the coding sequence ATGGGAACACTACTCAAAAGAATGACGGTCGGGGTTCTGCTGTCATCCATCGGACTTCTATCGTGCAACAAGAACAATTCTGCAGATTGCACCAACGATGACACGTACAACATCAATAACGGCATGGCCTGCAATAACACGCCAACCACCACCAGTGTGTTCGAAACATCGGTGAGCGGGGCCGATCGGTCCATCACCTTCAACTACATTCCTCCGCACGAAGTGCTTGGGAATCCCATTGCCAATGAGAAAACATTCACTGTTCCTGCAGTTCCCGTGCAGTCCGGTTCGGTAACGCAGGTGGCCAATACTTCTTACACGGGCAGTTCAGGTTATCTGGGTTACATTTTCGGCATTGCCGTCACGGGTGTTCCGTTCGATCCTGTGGCCAATGAACCGTGGGAGAACACCTCAACAGGAGCGCTCAATTACGAGTGGAACTTGGAGGTGCTGAGCGAAAACACCGACCTGATCTACGACTGCAATAATGCGCACGACCCGAACCGTTATCATTATCACGGCACACCTGAGCAATACATCAATACCATTGAACACGGAACCAGCCATTCCGCTTTGCTCGGTTATGCGGCCGATGGCTTTCCCATCTACTACAAGTACGGCTATTCAGACCCGAATGACACCACCAGCTCCATTGTGGCTCTCACATCCAGCTATTCCATCAAGGAAGGTTGCAGACCTGGCAACGGTGTTTCTGCGCCTGATGGCGGCTATGACGGTACGTACGTGGCCGATTACGAATATGTGGAAGGCACGGGCGATCTGGACGAATGCAATGGCCGCTGGAGCAAGACACCTAATTACCCGAACGGAACATACGTGTACTACATTACGGATGAGTTTCCTTCGGTGCCGAGATGTTTCGTGGGAACGCCTTCGGAGAATTTCAAGGTCGGGTTGTAA